The Corallococcus caeni region GCGCCAGCTCGATGATGCCGTCGGGATGGAAGCTCATTAGGTTCGTGTCGAAGGTGCCGTGGTGGGGTCGGCAGAGCGCCAGTCCGTTGGGGACTTCCGCGTGGCCGCGTTCGTCGCGGTCCGGAAGGATGTGGGCGCCGTCCAACAGCTTGATGCGAGGAACGGCGCAGCGGCGTTCGTAAGCGTTCAGGACATGCTGATGGAAGACCGCTTGATGCAGCCGCTTCTTGGCCCGCACCGTCGTGTAACGCCGCTCCAGGGACAGCAG contains the following coding sequences:
- a CDS encoding HNH endonuclease, with translation MADAKLLSLERRYTTVRAKKRLHQAVFHQHVLNAYERRCAVPRIKLLDGAHILPDRDERGHAEVPNGLALCRPHHGTFDTNLMSFHPDGIIELAPSLLATQDGSTLEHALKGFVGKTLQTAPQEALPGRALRALPQGGLGSSGGVPV